One genomic window of Hippocampus zosterae strain Florida chromosome 12, ASM2543408v3, whole genome shotgun sequence includes the following:
- the LOC127612070 gene encoding uncharacterized protein LOC127612070 has protein sequence MSFGLEKCRRMVTKRGKVVRTEGVSLPEGTIADIEDSYKYLGIPQANGNLELATRKAAKAKYLQRVRQVLRSQLNGKNKTRAINSYALPVIRYPAGIIRWPKEEIQTTDVKTRKLLTMHGGFHPKSSTLRLYASRKEGGRGLVSVRATVQDETSKLHEYIKEKAPTDDVLRECLRQWGTEDEALEEGPSWEDKPLHGMYHRTITEVADLKKSYQWLERAGLKDSTEALILAAQEQALSTRAIEAQIYHTRQDPRCRLCKEAPETIQHITAGCKMLAGKAYMERHNQVAGIVYRNICAEYGLETPRSKWETPPKVVENDRAKILWDFQIQTDKMVMANQPDIVIIDKGQRKAVVVDVAVPSDGNIRKKKHEKLEKYQGLREELERAWKVKVTVVPVVDGALGAVTPKLDEWLQQIPGTTSDISVQKCAVLGTARILRRTLQLPGLW, from the exons atgtcattcgggcttgagaaatgtcgtcggatggtgactaagagaggaaaggtagtccgcactgaaggggtctcactccctgaaggaacaatagcagacattgaggacagctacaagtaccttggtataccgcaagccaatggcaacctcgaactggcaacaaggaaagcggctaaggccaaatacctccagcgagtgaggcaagtcctaagaagccagctcaatggcaagaataagacccgggcaataaacagctatgccctgccagtgatcagataccctgcaggaataataaggtggccaaaggaagagattcagaccacggacgttaagacccgaaagctcctaaccatgcatggagggttccatcccaaatccagcaccctgagactgtacgcaagccgaaaggaaggaggccggggactagtgagtgtgagagccactgtccaggatgaaacatccaagctccatgaatacatcaaggagaaggctccaacggatgacgtactcagagaatgtctcagacaatggggaacagaagatgaggcgctggaagagggaccatcatgggaggacaagcccctacacgggatgtaccaccggaccataactgaagtggctgatctcaagaaatcctatcagtggctagagagggctggcctgaaggacagcacagaggcactcatcctggctgctcaggagcaggccttgagcaccagagccatcgaggcccagatataccacaccagacaagacccaaggtgtaggttgtgcaaagaggcacctgagacgatccaacacataactgcagggtgtaagatgctggcagggaaagcctacatggaacgccataaccaggtggctggcatagtctaccgaaacatctgtgcggagtatggactggaaaccccaaggtcaaaatgggaaacacctccgaag gtggtggagaatgacagagcgaagatcctgtgggacttccagatccagactgacaagatggtaatggcgaaccaaccagatatcgtgatcatagataaagggcagaggaaagccgttgtagtggatgtagcggtcccaagtgatggaaacatcagaaagaagaaacacgagaaactcgagaaataccaagggctcagagaggagctggagagagcctggaaggtaaaggtgacagtcgtgcctgtggtggacggagcactcggggcagtgacccccaaactagatgagtggttgcaacagatccccggaacaacatcggacatctcagtccagaaatgtgcagtgctgggaacagcacggatactgcgcagaaccctccagcttcctggcctctggtag